A segment of the Agrobacterium tumefaciens genome:
GCAGCTCGGCCTCAGCGGGCGGTGCGACAGCAAATCCAAGATCGTAACGACCATCCTTCACCCCGCTGACCTGCTCGGAAAACAAAGTCTCGGTAAGGCATATCGCCGTGCCGGGCTCCTCTGCGCGCTGCTTCGCCAAGAGGTGCGTCAATGTTGCGGTGAAGGCTCCGAAGGAGACGGCGATCCGTACCGATTCAGGGGGTTGCTGGCATTGCATGGCTGGCTCTCCTGTAAAGAAGGATGCGGTAGACAATGCCAGATAATAGCAGTCCGCGTTTAATTAAACGTGGTTTAATTTATGCTCTTATTTCACGCTTTTGTAGATGCAAAAGCGTGAAATAAGGCGAGGCCGGCCTACAGGCAGTACAAGTTTTGAGGCGGAGCCGGCCAAGGCGTTTGGCATGGCGGTAAAGGCGTTGAGGACGGAGCGCGGAACGGCCCAGGAGGCACTGGGAAACATGGCCGGAATCGAACGGGCGCACATGGGCAGAATCGAGCGGGGTGAGCACATGCCCACCCTGGCGCTGATCCTGCGCATTGCAGATGCGCTGGAATGCAGCGCGGCTCTGCTTATCGAAGAGACAGAGAAGTACCTGAAGCTTGTTCGCGCAGGCGTCATGGCGAATGAAGAACAGGCCGATCGCGTTTGATGCTCGCCATCAGATTACATCGGTGGCATCTACTCGACATTCTTCCAGGCGGATGCGGGAACTTTGTCCCATAGTTGACCATGAGTGATTTCTGCGCGGCGATGGTCGCATGCCCCTTCAAATTCTCCCAGTTCAGAAGATGGAACGCGGTCTTTCATATGACTGTAGACCTGTTCCAATGTGTGCAAGGTCTGGCATCTTCTGAACTGCATTAAATATTTTTTTCTTATCATTGATTGTCGCTTGCATTTATCCGAATTGACAATTGAGGGGTATGCTTCCGGCGTGGGGTTTAAATATAACTCGGTGAAAATTGTTATTGGAATGTGCTTAAAGATTATATTTTCGTGAATGCATTCACAACGAATTATTGACGTGTGCTTATAAGATTTTCAGGTTTCGATTTAAGCAGGATTTACGTTAGACGGACGACATAGGTGGAAGGCAAATCCCGCGGCAGGTATTTGCCTCAATGTGATGGTCTACAAGGGGCGCTGGAAACGATCCAGGTTGCAGCCGAGATCCGAAATTCCTCGTTCTGCGATTTTCCAGGAGATGGGCGCTGGCTGCGCCTTTGGATATCTTCATCCGCTGGGCATGGAAGGCCGCACAGCATGCAGAGCTTGATTACCGTACCTGAAAAAAGGTAAATTTCGCCAAACTCAATTGGCGATCCGTATTCCTGCAGCAGGATCACCACGAATAACGACAAGAGACCGCGATCGTAGTGGTCCTTACATCGTTGCCAACGATCCCGTAACCGGCCGCCCCAT
Coding sequences within it:
- a CDS encoding helix-turn-helix transcriptional regulator, whose product is MQKREIRRGRPTGSTSFEAEPAKAFGMAVKALRTERGTAQEALGNMAGIERAHMGRIERGEHMPTLALILRIADALECSAALLIEETEKYLKLVRAGVMANEEQADRV